From the Telopea speciosissima isolate NSW1024214 ecotype Mountain lineage chromosome 9, Tspe_v1, whole genome shotgun sequence genome, the window tagggagggaccctttctctctcctggtcGGATAAGTCCttcacggcgccgtggagatgtccacggcgccgtgggggacttttccatggcgtcgtgggtgacgtcagcaggctgatgtcacaccccctcatggcgccgtgaaaatccggtacacatccccaaggtgccgtgggaaggcgtccacggcaccgtgggaagagtccacggtgccgtgggagcgcagtgccatttttccttatttttgggcctaaaatgggccattttgtgctcagtatggttcttggttttatgggtcaggtatctttgggtctgaaaagagggagagtacgtcgtccatcgtccatgtcccgttgtcatcatcgccaattagggagtgacaaaaaatcagcgtctacaccTATGTATTTAGGGTTTCAATTTGAGTCTTCAAATGGTCATGTTATGTTCTTGTTTAAATTCGTGTATACCAATCCTCTGTTTTGTAGCCAAACCATTTGAGTATGTGCCTTCtaaacttcttttctttgaGTTCATGCATTGTACATATTTTAGCCAAGTTATATATAGATCAGTTTTTACTGAGCGGATCAagatgcctaacaccttccttggAATGTAACTTAAGACACGTTCTCAGATTGATGGTCAGACCAATTCCTTATTGGATAATCTTGGAatcaatttttgttttgtgtgGATCCTAGATCCCAATCCATATGACAACTTTATTTGATTAATCTCATTTGTATGAGGTGAACAATACGTGGTGATCCCACGTTCACCCATGGTTATCACGTGTAGCCAGTAGAAAACACCACTTTTTATATTGTGGAGGAGGATGAGTCCCTTTCAAAGTGATTGAGGCAATAGAGTCCAAATCAGTCCTTTTCAAGCTATCAACTCAAAAACAGGATTTCCCTTAATGTATGAGACCGGACCAGGTCGGATTAGTAGCTTGGAGGGTCTAAGATTTCGACCATCAAATCCTTTTGGAATTGGCTCAAGATGCTTCGGCCTGGGCTTCTGTAAGCTAGACCTGTCTGGGCTAAGAATTACCACCCATAAAGTCATAGAAGCTgggaaattaaaaggaaagaaggaaaatgctGTGGCTGACTCAGAAATGCAAGCTTGAGCAAAATCAATACTGACTTAATCATCAATCTTTTTGAATCATTAACAAGGACACTATTTGTCACAGCTGCTCCAACTAACATTATACCCTGCCATGTAAGGACCTTATATTTGAAATGCTCTCTACCAATTGGGTTGCCATGACTTGACTACGTGCCCATGTCATGCAGATCATATATTTCATACAAATTTCTCTTAAGATACTTTGTTGCTTTCAGTATTGCTTGTACAAGAGAGGCTTAATCCATGAAGTTACAAGTGCACTAATTAGGATGTTTTGATCTCTCATTTGATGGGCTTCACTGATAATATGAGCTTCTACACCTAAATAAATTCAACAAAATCTTCTTGGGTATGTTAGGAATTAACAACGCAGCAGAATAGCAAATTGCAGAAGAAAATCGAAGAAGGGGATTGAtcacacacacatacaacacagatttacgtggttcacccaaGGTAGGCTACGTCCACGGCTGAGCAATAAGATAAGCTTCTACTATTCCGATGATCAAAATTACAAACCCTCAACCCTTATACATAGTGTTTCGCACAGTGTAgtataaaaaaaccctaatcaccaaaagtacaaaattgcccctaaTATAAACGACTCCCAAAAAATTCGAGAAGAATTACCAGTACTTCTTGAATTAAGTTGAGATTAGGTGTCACCAATAACGGGATAGACATACCAATTGATATATGTTCTAGAGGATCATTATGGTCTAGTATCTAGATGATGTATCAAAGCCAATCACATTCAAACTATCAATCCCAACATGACTCCTCATTCCTCATGGGGTGGTTTGTCACAGTAGACAATGAATTGCTTTGTATACAAAAGGAGAGTACTATTAAGTGTAAGCCTGCTGTCTCATACTCCATAGAGAGTATCATGTGATAAGATGGACAAGTGGTCCTACACAAAACCTTAATGGGTGACAAGGAGAAGTTACAAAAAAATTCACAAGAAGTCTTACTGGTGCTCCCTCGAATATCTCCTTAATAAAGCAACAAATGCATGTCAACTATTCTCAAAAAATTCCTTTTAACTATTCTCTTGTCTTCAGAACCTAAAGAAAGGTGTTTGATTCCATGATTGCTGGCTCTAGTGAAAGACCAATGAAAGCTATATGTTAATTTGCTTTGGTCAAGTAGCTTTCATTTTTAAAAATGAAGCAAAGTAGTATAAGAAATTATTATGGGTATTATATACACTTCTTACTTTGTATTGTGGAGGAGGAAAAGGTGTCTTAAAGACAAAGAAAAGCATGGCCAAAAGATATCAAGAGTTTCTCTCCACCTGTATACTAGAATTAAAATTTGAGGATTCTTATGATCCACCATCTGAAGATTAAGTTGTTTGGCATCTTAATTTGGTGAGTataatatatgctttatgctttATGCTTAATCAGCTCAGAAGGTGACCCAAATAGATTAAATGATCGATACTATaagaaacaatatttttttttccaagatgGAAGCGATCATACCAGCACTAATGCATCGAATTCCATAAGAAGCAAGGTATcaaatccaggtatcggacttGATATTGGTCATGGCCGAAACCTTTCCGGATCGGGATCAGATCGGTACAAATCGGTcaaaaaaacccctaaaatcGTTTTTTATGGATTGGGTCATGTATCAGCTAGTgttggtgggtgttgtgatctAGGATCGGATCAGATCGGTCAATATTGGTTGGTATCAGTCACTATtggtcaagataatataaaataaaattttgaatctttgaaaaaaaatccaaaaaaaaatcattcagATCGGTCAAGGATCGGATTCAGGGAACGATCCAGCCAAACCTTGCCATATTGATCTAATCTCGGGATCGGCTTCGACCGATACCAGTCCAATCCAAAATTACAAATTATGATCAGAACTCTACAGTTAAACATGCTTGGACGAGAATAGTATTCGGATGGATGACCTTTTGGAAAGTCTTTGCATTGCACCCCTTtaaaattcaacaaaaacaaaaacaaaaacaaaaacaaaaaaactcttTTTTGGACAAACAACTATCATATTTTACTAGAAAAATCAGGAAGTATGCATCTAATGATGTTGAGTAGGCAAGTTAGGAGCAAATGATTCAGACCACTCAGATGGTCAAGATGGGACCAGCAGGAGCCCAGATCATTCCATAGTTCCTTCTTTTAGGGAAGCAAAGCAAACAAATCCTTTCACCCTCCTGCATATAAACAAGCACCTTGAGATTGCATAAATAAGTTCTCACCTCCTCTCAAATTCCTCACCAAATTTAATGGAAGGTCGCCGGAATGATGTTATTGGAAAGAATGACGATTCGGATTCTGGTGACAATTTCTCTTTCATTAGCATTGCTAGCCAAGATCAAGATCAGGAGGAGTCCCCTACAGATGATGATACCCATTATCAAGAATCTGATTTCGAGTTTGGTTGTGTTACACCAAGCTCTCCTACTAATGATCTCAATAAGAGCTCTCCTGCTGATGTTTTGTTCTTCAATGGTCGCCTTCTACCTCATGCATTCCCGTCTGAATCAGTTAAGAATAATTCTGCAAGGATTAATGGTCGTTCTCTTGTCAGTAGCCGGACCAGCAGCATCAGTAGTAGTAAGGATTCATTACTTTCATCTCGCAGCAATAGCAGGAGCAGCAGTTGCAGTAGTACTGGAAGAACAAGTTCTAGTGAGAACATTGAGAAGAGATTGTTTGGTTCAGAACCTTCAGATGAAATTTCTGCAAGAAAGTTTGCAATTTCAAGAAACCAGATGAATAGATCGATTAGGCAGCAATCTCAGGTGGTGTCTAATCAAAAGTGGCAGTTTATTGCTCCGGCACCAATCTTAACACCTACTACTTCGGTTCCCCGACGAAAAAGAGGTGAGAATCTGGTGCCAGAAGAGGTGGGATCCAAGAAACAGgtgaagaacaagaacaaaaagAGCTCATGGTTTGGTCCAAGATTCTTCCGGTCTTTCATGTCTACCTGCAGAGCATGCCATGCCCTTGAACCATCCGAGAGAGCAAATCTGAgttgaaaggaaaattttgaattaCATTAATATTACAAAGCTATATATATGTGAAGGAATTTCAGATACTATTTTTTCATGAATtgtttttgatttggttttgtaATGATCCTAGGTTCTTCTTATAGTAATCAATAAGTATTGTTATGTATTGAGTATTATATTATGTGCTTAATGGGGTCCATTCTAGTGTATAGGCGTTAGATTGGATCAACCCAGTATGTGATAGGTTAAAGGatttgatttaacgcgttctatcagctttggagcttttgaCGTATCAGTTAAATACCTAACATTTTGTCAAATACCCTGGAGCAGAGTGAAGCCCCTTGAAAAGGGCTATCTACTGCTAGAGTGAAAGTTACCTAAGCTGAGAGCCGTCGATGACAACAACTATGAaagcgtggtggtctgttatgtgcttAATGGGGGCACACTCTAGTGTATCggtgctagattgggccagcctagcaTGACATAGGCTTAAagacttgatttaacgcgtttcATCAGCTCTGAAGCTTTTAatgtatcgatcaagtacctaacatatTGAGATGTTGATGATGTCCTATGCTTGTTATGGGCTACGTTGTATAATCTATAACTTGCCATAATAGTTTGCCAAACTGTTACTTGCTTTGGTATTGGACTTCTCATGGTTCAAAATCCAACTCTAGACTCTAATTAGAACAAATTCGAATAAAGTTTATGTCAACATGTGGCTTATGTTCACCCCTAGATTaattgtcacatgtgatattgggCATCAAGAGTAGAATTTATTGGGATTTGCCAACCCCATAGAATATGTGAGGTCAAACCGTAATTGAGTTTTGACTGAATCAAATCTCAGAATCGACCagatttgggttttaaaaattgggttGGAATTGGTGTAGCTGACTAATTCAACTCAGAATCGACCGAGCCCCCCACCGATTCTTAGTAATTGAGTTTTAACTGAGTCTAATTGAGTACGAGTCTACTGTTGAGTACGGTCGAGTCTAAGTCAATTCTAGGTTTGAAATGCTCATGAGACTTACATACCCTGTGAGGTTAGTACAACAATAAGAACAAATGGGCTCTACCATATGGACCTTTGTTCTCCAAACActtctattcgaagtcatacatgatacataACCCCTTAAGCTAGCTATACAACAGTCTTTCATTTCCACTTCTACCATGGTTATTTAAGGTCGGCGCCTGACTTGTTTAGTTCCTTTGATTCGaatcaaatcagctctaatatgatcattccttactttatcttttctagttttgacacacatccatcttaacatcctc encodes:
- the LOC122640572 gene encoding uncharacterized protein LOC122640572 codes for the protein MEGRRNDVIGKNDDSDSGDNFSFISIASQDQDQEESPTDDDTHYQESDFEFGCVTPSSPTNDLNKSSPADVLFFNGRLLPHAFPSESVKNNSARINGRSLVSSRTSSISSSKDSLLSSRSNSRSSSCSSTGRTSSSENIEKRLFGSEPSDEISARKFAISRNQMNRSIRQQSQVVSNQKWQFIAPAPILTPTTSVPRRKRGENLVPEEVGSKKQVKNKNKKSSWFGPRFFRSFMSTCRACHALEPSERANLS